AGCGCCCGAGTCACCTTCGCATTGTCCCTCTCGGCGCGCAGCTTTTTGAGCTGGGCCACTTGCTCTTCGCGGACTGCGGTGTTGTCCACTTCGAGAATTTCCAGCTCTTCCTCCTTCTCGAGCTTGTATTTGTTGACCCCTGCAATCACTTCACGGCCGGAATCGATGTGCGCCTGCCGCCGGGCTGCGGCCTCCTCGATGCGCATTTTGGGCAGACCCGTATTGATTGCTTTGGCCATGCCGCCGAGTTTCTCGACCTCGACGATGTGAGCCCATGCACGCTCCATAAGGTCGCGCGTGAGGCTCTCAACGTAGTAAGAGCCGCCCCACGGATCCACCGTGCGGCAGATGCCGGTCTCCTCCTGCAGGAAGAGTTGCGTGTTGCGGGCGATGCGCGCCGAAAAATCGGTCGGCAGAGCGATGGCTTCATCGAGCGAGTTCGTATGGAGCGATTGGGTGCCCCCAAAGGCGGCGGCCATTGCCTCGATGCAGGTGCGGATCACGTTGTTGTAAGGATCCTGCTCGGTGAGACTCCATCCCGAGGTTTGGGAGTGCGTGCGCAGGGCCATCGATTTCGGATTTTGCGCCCCGAGACCCTTGAGCAGCTTCGCCCAGAGCACGCGAGCGGCGCGCATCTTGGCGATTTCCATGAACATGTTTTTGCCCTGGGCCCAGAAGAACGACAAACGCGGCGCGAAGGAGTCGATGGGGATGCCGGCCTTGATGCCGGCGCGGACGTATTCCACGCCGTCCGCAAGCGTGTAGGCCATTTCGAGATCGGCCGTGGCTCCCGCTTCCTGCATGTGGTAGCCGGAGATGCTGATGCTGTTGAACTTCGGCATCTTCTCCGATGTGTAGGAGAAAATGTCGGCAATGATGCGCATCGAGGCGTCCGGCGGATAAATGTAGGTGTTCCGCACCATGTATTCCTTGAGGATGTCGTTCTGGATCGTGCCGGTGAGCTTCTCCGGCGGAACGCCCTGCTCCTCGGCGGCGACGATGTAGAAAGCCATGACGGGGATCACCGCGCCATTCATCGTCATGGATACCGACATGCGGTCCAGAGGGATGCCATCGAAGAGCACCTTCATGTCCTGCACGGAATCGACCGCCACACCGGCCTTGCCGACATCGCCCACCACGCGCGGGTGGTCGGAGTCGTAGCCGCGGTGCGTGGCGAGATCGAAGGCGATACTCAAGCCCATCTGCCCCGCGGCCAGGTTGCGACGGTAAAAAGCATTGCTCTCGCGCGCGGTGGAAAATCCGGCGTATTGGCGCACGGTCCAAGGGCGTGTGACATACATCGTGGCGTAAGGACCGCGCAAAAAAGGCGGAACTCCCGCGGTGAAACCCAAGTGCGGGCAATTCGCCAGATCGTCCGGTCGATAAACCGGCTTGACGTCGATCTGCTCCATCGTGGTCCAAGCAGACCGGGCGCCAGTTGCATGCCCGTGGCCTCTCGCATCAAGTTCCAGCGGAATATTCGAAAAATCCGGTATCTTGCTCATCCCGCGACCCCCAGTTTTTTTTGCCAATCGGAGAGGAACGCGCCGCAATCGGCTTTCAAGTGGATGAAGTCCGCGACACCCGCAGCCTTGAAGGATTCGACATGCTCCGCAGGATATCCCGCAAGGATCACCGGAAGGGCACGGTTCATTTCCCCGAGCACCGCGGGAACCAACCCCGGATAAGTGTCGTCGGTCGAGCAGAGCACCGCGGCCAACGCTCCGGAAGCAACCGCGGCCTTGGCCGCGTCGCCCGGAGTCTCAAATCCCGACGGGTAGATCACCTCGAATCCTCCCGGCTCGAGAAAACCGCGCACGAAATCCGCGCGGGCTTTGTGCTGCTTGATCGGTCCCATGGTCATGAGAAATATTTTCGGCGCACCACCGGTTTTTTGCGCGTAATTCCAAGCATTGGCCCGCAGCTTCTCGAAATCGCAGGCCAGCCGGCCATCCGCGGCCTTGGCCTCCGCCGGTTTTTCGGCCGGGTTGGCGTATTGGTTGACTCCGACCATCGCACGGCGGCGCGTGGAGAGGGTCGCGCGCTGTTTCCGCGCCGAGGCACCGACATCTGCCGGCTCAGCCTTTTGGAACAGCGACCATGCGGCCTCGGCAATCTCCTTGGTCAAGGTCTCGACAAACCACGACCCGCCAGCGGGATCGGCCACGGCTGCAGCATGACACTCTTCGCGCAAAATCCGCTGCGTATTGAGGGCGATGCGGCGGGAAAAATCATCGGGCTCGCGAAAGACCTCGTCGAACGGTGCCACACCGAGGCTTTCACACCCACCCAGCACGGCCGCGTAAGCCGCAGAGGCTGCCCGGAGCATGTTGTTGTGCGGATCGAGTGAAGACTGCTCCCAGCGCGATGTGCGGGCGTGGATGACCATCCGCGCCGCAGCCTCCGAACCGCCGCAGGCTGTGACAATCCGCGACCAGCCGTAACGTGCAGCCCGTAATTTGGCGAGGATGACAAAAAACTCTCCTCCTGCCGCGAAAGAGAAACGGATTTTGGCCGCCGCGTTGTCGATACTTTCACCCTTGGATGCGAGTTCG
The nucleotide sequence above comes from Chthoniobacterales bacterium. Encoded proteins:
- the scpA gene encoding methylmalonyl-CoA mutase; protein product: MSKIPDFSNIPLELDARGHGHATGARSAWTTMEQIDVKPVYRPDDLANCPHLGFTAGVPPFLRGPYATMYVTRPWTVRQYAGFSTARESNAFYRRNLAAGQMGLSIAFDLATHRGYDSDHPRVVGDVGKAGVAVDSVQDMKVLFDGIPLDRMSVSMTMNGAVIPVMAFYIVAAEEQGVPPEKLTGTIQNDILKEYMVRNTYIYPPDASMRIIADIFSYTSEKMPKFNSISISGYHMQEAGATADLEMAYTLADGVEYVRAGIKAGIPIDSFAPRLSFFWAQGKNMFMEIAKMRAARVLWAKLLKGLGAQNPKSMALRTHSQTSGWSLTEQDPYNNVIRTCIEAMAAAFGGTQSLHTNSLDEAIALPTDFSARIARNTQLFLQEETGICRTVDPWGGSYYVESLTRDLMERAWAHIVEVEKLGGMAKAINTGLPKMRIEEAAARRQAHIDSGREVIAGVNKYKLEKEEELEILEVDNTAVREEQVAQLKKLRAERDNAKVTRALQALTEAAQDGKGNLLALAVDAARARATLGEISDAMEKVYGRHMAVVRSISGVYGREYGETKLVGDVRRMCADFETRHGRRPRILVAKMGQDGHDRGAKVVATAYADLGFDVDIGPLFQTPEETAKQAVENDVHIVGFSSLAGGHKTLLPQLVEELKKLGRPDILVVIGGVIPAQDYDFLRRHGAAEIFGPGTVIPEAAKRLILDLEGQVKA